The Neomonachus schauinslandi chromosome 4, ASM220157v2, whole genome shotgun sequence genome includes a region encoding these proteins:
- the TAL1 gene encoding T-cell acute lymphocytic leukemia protein 1 isoform X1, whose translation MTERPPSEAARSDPPLEGRDAAEARMAPPHLVLLNGVAKETSRAAPAEPPVIELGARCGPGGGPAGGGGAARDLKGRDAAAAEARHRVPTTELCRPPGPAPASAPAELPGDGRMVQLSPPALAAPAAPGRALLYSLGQPLASLGSGFFGEPDAFPMFATNNRVKRRPSPYEMEITDGPHTKVVRRIFTNSRERWRQQNVNGAFAELRKLIPTHPPDKKLSKNEILRLAMKYINFLAKLLNDQEEEGTQRAKPGKDPVVGAGGGGGGGGGSAPPDDLLQDVLSPNSSCGSSLDGAASPDSYTEEPAPKHTARSLHPAMLPAADGAGPR comes from the exons ATGACGGAGCGGCCGCCGAGCGAGGCGGCCCGCAGTGACCCCCCGCTAGAGGGACGGGACGCGGCCGAGGCCCGCATGGCCCCCCCGCACCTGGTCCTGCTGAACGGCGTCGCCAAGGAGACGAGCCGCGCGGCCCCCGCGGAGCCCCCGGTCATCGAGCTGGGCGCGCGCTGCGGCCCGGGGGGCGGCCCCGCAGGTGGGGGCGGCGCCGCGCGGGACTTAAAGGGCCGCGACGCGGCGGCGGCCGAAGCGCGCCATCGGGTGCCCACCACCGAGCTGTGCAGACCTCCGGGGCCCGCGCCCGCCTCGGCCCCCGCGGAGCTGCCGGGCGACGGCCGCATGGTGCAGCTGAGCCCGCCCGCGCTGgcggcccccgccgcccccggccGCGCGCTGCTCTACAGCCTCGGCCAGCCGCTGGCCTCGCTCGGCAG TGGGTTCTTTGGGGAGCCAGATGCCTTCCCTATGTTTGCCACCAACAACCGAGTGAAGAGGAGACCCTCCCCTTATGAGATGGAGATTACTGATG GTCCCCACACCAAAGTAGTGCGACGCATCTTCACCAACAGCCGAGAACGATGGCGGCAGCAGAATGTGAATGGGGCTTTTGCTGAGCTCCGCAAGCTGATCCCCACGCATCCCCCGGACAAGAAGCTCAGCAAGAACGAGATCCTCCGCTTGGCCATGAAGTACATCAACTTCTTGGCCAAGCTGCTCAATGACCAGGAGGAGGAGGGTACCCAGCGGGCCAAGCCTGGCAAGGACCCTGTGGTGGGGGCTGGTGGAGgaggcggtgggggagggggaagtgcGCCTCCCGACGACCTCCTGCAGGACGTGCTCTCCCCCAACTCCAGCTGTGGCAGCTCGCTGGATGGGGCCGCCAGCCCGGACAGCTACACAGAAGAGCCG